From a single Bacillus pumilus genomic region:
- a CDS encoding AI-2E family transporter, translating into MAAFFKLFEKPGVKRFSVFVVLATALYLLRGMMNLILLTFIFTFLMNRLEEVIRGFLSHFLKIGQKSVITILYILLAGGLTFGGFVFVPIIAKQVEQLFHLGKKIADHPQDLPFFDVITNVFGDFKISAYFEKGFNFLYTYLTDFSTFSIQVIMSLILSMFFLFEKERLIQFMNKFKTSKISVFYHEIAFFGRKFSRTFGKVLEAQFIIATVNCVLTTIALGIMGFPQLFGLAVMVFLLGLIPVAGVVISLIPLSIIAYTLGGGMYVLYIVLVIVIIHAIEAYFLNPKLMSAKTELPIFFTFIVLIFSEHYIGIWGLIIGIPIFVFILDILEVTNKEESR; encoded by the coding sequence ATGGCGGCATTTTTTAAATTGTTCGAAAAACCCGGTGTTAAGCGGTTTTCAGTATTTGTAGTATTAGCTACAGCTCTATATCTATTAAGAGGAATGATGAATTTAATTCTCTTGACCTTCATATTCACCTTTTTGATGAATCGGTTAGAAGAGGTCATTAGAGGTTTTTTAAGTCACTTCCTGAAAATAGGACAGAAATCGGTCATTACCATTTTGTATATCCTTCTGGCTGGTGGATTGACGTTTGGCGGATTCGTGTTTGTGCCAATTATCGCCAAACAGGTGGAACAGCTATTTCATTTAGGAAAGAAAATTGCAGATCATCCACAAGATTTACCCTTCTTTGATGTCATCACGAACGTATTCGGAGATTTTAAAATATCAGCTTACTTTGAGAAAGGGTTTAATTTCCTCTATACATACTTAACAGATTTCAGCACGTTCAGTATCCAGGTCATTATGTCCTTAATATTAAGCATGTTCTTCCTGTTCGAAAAGGAACGCCTCATTCAATTCATGAACAAGTTCAAAACGAGTAAAATCTCTGTCTTCTATCATGAGATCGCCTTCTTTGGACGTAAGTTTTCCAGAACGTTTGGAAAAGTACTTGAAGCACAGTTCATTATTGCAACCGTTAACTGCGTTTTAACAACGATTGCGCTCGGCATTATGGGGTTCCCGCAGTTATTTGGATTAGCAGTCATGGTCTTTTTACTAGGCTTAATCCCAGTCGCAGGTGTGGTCATCTCGCTTATTCCACTCAGCATCATTGCGTATACGCTTGGAGGCGGCATGTACGTCCTTTATATTGTGCTGGTGATCGTCATCATCCATGCCATTGAAGCCTACTTCTTAAACCCGAAACTCATGTCAGCAAAAACAGAACTCCCTATTTTCTTCACATTTATTGTGCTGATTTTCTCTGAACACTACATCGGAATTTGGGGACTCATTATTGGTATTCCAATCTTTGTGTTTATCCTAGATATTTTGGAGGTCACCAACAAGGAGGAAAGTCGTTAA
- a CDS encoding EcsC family protein, producing MEEREWLKAQLKEIEKWEKDQQKVWFWEKLSRLPFQMLDKLTPAFIQKKIGVLLDEMGHYIQTGGAYLTSEKGIIHQFQKKCADDSIQRIEDIEKAPIEIMDAIGEHMGKNRTNLATVQGATTGVGGIFTLAADIPAVLGLSLKTLQDIAVTYGYDPKNKEERVFIIKCLQLNSADVVGKKSILKELRSFHASEGKHENMISQIQGWREVVYNYRDSFGWKKLFQLVPIAGILFGAVSNRSQLKGIAETGMMQYRKRRIVTRLDELTQQEQSESGA from the coding sequence ATGGAGGAAAGAGAGTGGCTAAAAGCCCAATTAAAAGAGATTGAAAAGTGGGAGAAAGACCAGCAAAAGGTGTGGTTTTGGGAGAAACTCAGCCGCCTTCCATTTCAAATGCTGGACAAGCTGACGCCTGCCTTTATTCAGAAAAAAATCGGCGTGCTGTTAGATGAAATGGGACATTATATTCAAACAGGCGGTGCTTATTTGACATCAGAAAAAGGGATCATCCATCAATTTCAAAAGAAATGTGCCGATGATTCCATTCAGCGTATAGAAGATATTGAAAAAGCCCCTATTGAAATCATGGATGCCATTGGTGAACATATGGGGAAAAACAGGACCAATCTCGCTACGGTACAAGGTGCGACAACAGGTGTCGGAGGTATATTTACATTAGCGGCAGATATTCCTGCGGTACTTGGTCTCTCCCTTAAAACATTACAGGATATTGCCGTCACCTATGGCTATGATCCGAAAAATAAAGAAGAGCGGGTCTTTATCATAAAATGTCTACAGCTGAATTCTGCTGACGTCGTTGGGAAGAAATCGATATTAAAGGAGCTCAGGAGCTTTCATGCTTCAGAAGGAAAGCATGAAAACATGATCTCTCAAATCCAAGGATGGCGTGAGGTCGTATATAATTACCGGGATTCGTTTGGCTGGAAGAAGCTGTTTCAGCTTGTACCCATAGCAGGCATTCTGTTTGGTGCAGTCTCCAATCGATCACAGTTAAAAGGAATTGCCGAAACAGGCATGATGCAATATCGAAAGCGAAGAATTGTCACAAGATTAGACGAGCTCACGCAGCAAGAACAGAGTGAATCAGGTGCATAA
- a CDS encoding ATP-binding protein: MMRNRLKLQQLSIRWKLTILTYFVVIFALLIGGIVLVGGIQQTEERELRKRLMNTARTVAEMNEVKQALADQTKERDRLQHAIEEIRIIQDADYIVVMDMGHVRLTHPVKTRIGQRSEGTDEEPAFAEHIYFSEAEGELGTAIRAFYPVKDDQFNQTGVVLVGRTLPSMADILGEMKRDILMILLLTLSFGLVGSFLLARHIKQQMFKLEPHEIVRMLEERTATFHSINEGVIAIDNQHMITIFNEKAKQIFSVTGDVVGRNIWDVLSDTRLPEIIDRAEPVYNEEIHMSGKRIMSSRIPIVMKKKIIGAVAIFQDRTEAAKLAEELTGVKNFVDGLRVQNHEHMNKLHTIAGLIQLGKADQALDLAFQTTEEQEHVTDFLHRVIQHDAVAGLFMSKIRRGKELGIKVEVDEHSCLRDFPERLDQHDMTKLLGNLIENAFASYESVERDTKLISISIDQTEDVLAILIEDNGSGIEEDMIPYIFDKGFTHGKEGGTGYGLYIVKTIIDKGMGNVEVTSSIGIGTTFSIEFPMTIEERDR; the protein is encoded by the coding sequence ATGATGAGAAATCGATTGAAATTACAGCAATTATCTATTAGATGGAAGCTCACCATTCTTACATATTTTGTTGTCATTTTCGCCCTTTTAATCGGAGGAATTGTCCTTGTTGGGGGAATCCAGCAAACAGAGGAACGAGAGCTTCGGAAAAGGCTCATGAACACGGCGAGAACTGTGGCTGAAATGAACGAGGTGAAGCAGGCGCTAGCTGATCAAACAAAGGAACGTGACCGATTACAGCATGCTATCGAAGAGATTCGTATTATTCAAGACGCTGACTACATTGTTGTCATGGATATGGGTCATGTGAGATTAACCCATCCAGTGAAAACAAGAATTGGACAGCGCTCGGAGGGGACAGATGAAGAGCCTGCTTTTGCAGAGCATATTTATTTCTCAGAAGCAGAGGGAGAGCTTGGGACAGCCATCAGAGCTTTTTACCCAGTGAAGGATGATCAATTTAATCAAACTGGAGTTGTGCTTGTAGGGAGAACGCTACCAAGTATGGCGGATATATTAGGAGAAATGAAGCGGGATATCCTCATGATCCTTTTGCTGACGCTCAGCTTTGGACTTGTAGGTTCATTTTTACTCGCCCGTCATATTAAACAGCAAATGTTTAAATTGGAGCCGCATGAGATTGTCAGAATGCTAGAGGAACGCACCGCTACCTTTCACTCTATTAATGAAGGGGTCATCGCCATTGATAATCAGCATATGATCACCATTTTTAATGAGAAGGCGAAGCAAATTTTTAGCGTGACAGGGGATGTCGTGGGCCGGAATATTTGGGATGTGCTGTCTGATACAAGGCTTCCTGAAATCATTGACCGTGCAGAGCCTGTCTACAATGAAGAAATTCATATGAGCGGAAAGCGCATCATGAGCAGCCGGATTCCGATTGTGATGAAAAAGAAGATCATCGGAGCGGTCGCCATTTTTCAGGACCGGACAGAAGCGGCTAAATTGGCAGAGGAGCTAACCGGGGTCAAGAACTTTGTGGACGGTCTGCGGGTGCAAAATCATGAGCATATGAATAAACTCCATACCATCGCTGGGCTGATTCAGCTCGGTAAAGCCGATCAAGCGCTCGATTTAGCCTTTCAAACGACGGAAGAGCAAGAGCATGTGACGGACTTTCTCCACCGCGTCATTCAGCACGATGCCGTCGCAGGATTATTCATGAGCAAAATCAGAAGGGGCAAGGAGCTAGGCATTAAGGTCGAAGTCGACGAACATAGCTGTTTGCGTGATTTCCCTGAACGGCTAGATCAGCATGATATGACAAAGCTTCTCGGTAATCTGATCGAAAACGCCTTTGCTTCATACGAGTCTGTAGAAAGAGATACGAAACTCATTTCTATTAGTATTGATCAAACCGAGGATGTTCTCGCGATTTTAATTGAAGACAATGGCTCTGGGATCGAGGAGGACATGATTCCTTATATTTTCGATAAAGGCTTCACACATGGCAAAGAGGGCGGGACAGGTTATGGGCTGTATATTGTAAAAACGATTATCGACAAAGGGATGGGCAATGTAGAAGTCACATCAAGCATCGGCATTGGTACCACCTTCTCAATCGAATTCCCAATGACAATAGAGGAGAGAGACAGATGA
- a CDS encoding response regulator: MTQIKVLLIEDDPMVQEVNKEFIKSVPGFQVAAVAGNGEQGIQLIKEIRPDLVVLDVYMPKKDGVKTLQDIRKQKMQVDVIVISAAKDKETIGIMLQNGARDYIIKPFKFERMKESLESYKAFKSKIRTAAEFSQEMLDDIIRKPAVKQEDTWLPKGLNVHTMNEIKAYMSLQDDPQSAEEVANALGIARVTARRYLDFLVKEGELKLDMQYGGVGRPVNKYIVHSD, translated from the coding sequence ATGACTCAGATTAAGGTGCTATTAATTGAAGATGATCCGATGGTACAAGAAGTGAATAAAGAGTTCATTAAAAGTGTTCCTGGCTTTCAAGTTGCGGCCGTCGCAGGAAATGGAGAGCAAGGCATCCAGCTCATTAAAGAGATCCGTCCAGACCTTGTTGTACTCGATGTGTATATGCCAAAAAAAGATGGCGTTAAAACGCTTCAAGACATCCGAAAGCAAAAGATGCAGGTGGACGTGATCGTTATTTCTGCGGCAAAAGACAAAGAGACTATTGGCATCATGCTGCAAAACGGCGCACGAGACTATATCATCAAGCCGTTTAAGTTCGAACGTATGAAAGAATCACTTGAAAGCTATAAAGCATTTAAATCAAAAATACGTACAGCAGCAGAATTTTCTCAGGAGATGCTGGATGATATCATACGAAAGCCTGCTGTTAAACAGGAGGATACTTGGCTCCCTAAAGGGCTGAATGTGCATACGATGAATGAAATTAAAGCGTATATGAGTTTGCAAGATGATCCTCAGTCAGCAGAAGAAGTTGCCAATGCACTCGGCATTGCGCGTGTCACAGCACGCCGGTATTTAGACTTCCTTGTAAAAGAAGGTGAGCTGAAGTTAGATATGCAATATGGTGGGGTTGGACGGCCTGTGAATAAATATATCGTACATTCTGACTAA
- a CDS encoding thioredoxin family protein, which yields MKKITSTEQFNEIIQSDKEVIVKFFATWCPDCTRMDMFIPDILEAYAHHEWFEINKDDFPELAETYQVMGIPSLLIFKNGEKTGHLHSANAKSPEEVTEFLQEHVS from the coding sequence TTGAAAAAAATCACAAGTACTGAACAATTCAATGAAATCATTCAATCAGACAAAGAAGTCATCGTTAAATTCTTTGCAACATGGTGTCCTGACTGTACAAGAATGGACATGTTCATTCCAGACATCCTAGAGGCTTATGCACATCATGAATGGTTTGAAATAAACAAAGACGATTTCCCTGAATTAGCAGAAACGTATCAGGTCATGGGTATTCCAAGCCTGTTAATTTTCAAAAATGGTGAAAAAACAGGTCATCTACACAGTGCAAACGCAAAATCCCCTGAAGAAGTGACAGAATTTCTTCAAGAACACGTTTCTTAA
- a CDS encoding ABC transporter permease — translation MLQLIKNEHKKMMRKKITFIALGLIVVFQLAMALTLKRVISSFGGQDTVANYFGYSTNVVFILQVLAVVIGATLISTEFQKRTIKFLLIRPKTRLQIFLSKYMTLVLTVIYLFVFYYVLAFLFGLMFFGTEFDESTGRLFQHTFAVIGSQWVEVIMMASFAFMCSSLFRNSLVALVTSFFVLYAAKSLVPIMSLLENQWGKILLFANTNFTQYSFQGPPPFHGMSPLFSLFMVGAHFVFFVGTAWFLFWKRDVNV, via the coding sequence ATGCTTCAACTCATCAAGAATGAGCATAAGAAAATGATGAGGAAAAAGATCACATTCATTGCACTTGGATTGATCGTTGTTTTCCAATTGGCTATGGCTTTAACGCTGAAACGAGTCATTTCAAGCTTTGGTGGACAAGACACCGTCGCCAACTATTTTGGTTATTCCACGAACGTCGTGTTTATTTTACAGGTACTAGCTGTAGTCATAGGCGCGACCTTGATCTCAACAGAATTTCAAAAAAGGACGATCAAGTTTTTATTGATCCGGCCGAAAACAAGGCTGCAAATTTTTCTGTCAAAATATATGACACTTGTGCTGACAGTCATATACTTGTTTGTTTTTTATTATGTATTGGCTTTTCTATTTGGCCTGATGTTCTTCGGTACTGAATTTGATGAAAGTACGGGACGTTTATTTCAGCATACGTTTGCTGTCATCGGATCTCAGTGGGTAGAAGTCATCATGATGGCAAGCTTCGCTTTTATGTGCTCCAGCTTGTTTAGGAACAGTCTCGTTGCACTTGTGACCTCGTTTTTTGTTTTATATGCGGCGAAATCACTAGTTCCCATCATGTCTCTTTTAGAAAATCAGTGGGGGAAAATCCTGCTTTTTGCTAATACGAACTTTACTCAGTACAGCTTTCAAGGTCCGCCGCCTTTTCATGGCATGAGCCCTTTGTTTTCTCTATTTATGGTAGGCGCACATTTTGTTTTCTTTGTTGGCACGGCTTGGTTTCTTTTCTGGAAGCGTGATGTAAATGTGTAA
- a CDS encoding dicarboxylate/amino acid:cation symporter: MKLATKIIIALIVGAITGLLLNIFAPNVFKVLDPYLFTPLGQIFLNLIKMLVVPIVFFSITLGVAGLGDPKKLGRIGAKSILYFLLTTTFAIIIAMSLALLIKPGSFGSFDTKGAEYEPQEAPSTTDTLLNIIPSNPVQSLVEGNMLQIIVFCVFLGLGIAVLGKKTEGLLKILEQGNELMMYLVGMVMKFAPYGTFGLIVTAIGSQGLDAIKAMGLYFTVVLVALLVHFFLTYGSTLALFAKRNPFTFFKDFSPAMVVAFSTSSSSAVLPVSMETAQKKLKVPEPISSFVQPLGATINMDGTAIMQGVATIFIAQVFGVELTLLQMLTVVLTAVLASIGTAGVPGVGLIMLAMVLNSVGLPVEGIGLILGIDRLLDMARTVVNITGDAACAVIVTETEKKHEKDTVSPNLSM; this comes from the coding sequence TTGAAGCTGGCTACAAAAATTATTATTGCCCTTATTGTAGGTGCAATCACGGGACTGTTGCTTAACATTTTCGCTCCAAATGTATTCAAAGTGTTAGATCCTTATCTATTCACACCTCTAGGTCAAATCTTCTTAAATCTAATCAAAATGCTAGTTGTGCCTATCGTCTTCTTTTCCATTACACTTGGTGTGGCAGGCCTCGGCGATCCAAAAAAGCTTGGCCGAATTGGCGCAAAAAGCATCTTATATTTTCTACTCACCACAACATTCGCTATTATCATTGCGATGTCTTTGGCATTATTGATTAAACCAGGTTCCTTTGGTTCATTCGATACAAAAGGTGCAGAATACGAACCTCAAGAAGCACCATCTACGACGGATACTTTATTAAACATCATTCCATCAAATCCAGTTCAATCTTTAGTCGAAGGAAATATGCTGCAAATCATTGTATTCTGTGTTTTTTTAGGACTAGGAATTGCCGTGCTAGGCAAAAAAACAGAAGGATTACTCAAGATATTAGAACAGGGCAATGAACTTATGATGTACCTTGTAGGAATGGTCATGAAATTCGCTCCATACGGAACATTTGGTTTAATTGTGACGGCGATTGGGAGTCAAGGTCTTGATGCCATTAAAGCCATGGGGCTGTATTTTACAGTGGTGCTAGTAGCGCTATTGGTGCATTTCTTTCTCACATACGGCTCAACGTTGGCTTTATTTGCAAAACGAAATCCATTCACATTCTTTAAAGACTTTTCACCTGCGATGGTCGTAGCCTTTAGTACGTCTAGCAGTAGTGCGGTTCTCCCTGTATCAATGGAAACCGCTCAAAAGAAACTGAAAGTACCTGAGCCGATCTCTAGTTTTGTACAGCCGTTAGGCGCTACGATCAATATGGATGGAACAGCGATTATGCAAGGGGTTGCCACCATATTTATTGCACAAGTGTTTGGTGTCGAGCTAACGCTGTTGCAAATGCTCACAGTTGTATTAACCGCTGTATTAGCCAGTATTGGGACAGCTGGTGTACCGGGAGTTGGCTTAATTATGCTCGCGATGGTCTTGAATTCGGTTGGGCTTCCAGTCGAAGGCATTGGGCTTATTCTTGGAATTGATCGCCTATTAGATATGGCAAGAACAGTTGTCAATATTACAGGTGACGCAGCATGTGCGGTGATCGTGACAGAAACTGAAAAAAAACATGAGAAAGACACAGTATCACCGAACCTATCTATGTAA
- the dctP gene encoding C4-dicarboxylate transporter DctP: protein MKRLLKNLTFQVIAAVIIGIIVGMVWPNVGKEMKPLGDTFINAVKMVIAPIIFLTIVLGIAKMGDMKKVGKVGGKAFIYFEVVTTLALVIGLFVVNMMKPGAGLDYSKLEKGDVSQYTQNGGQGIDWMEFVTHIVPSNMVDAFAKGDILQVLFFSILFGVALAALGEKGKGIIEWLDKLSLVFFKIIGYIMRAAPLGAFGAMAYTIGHFGLASIKPLASLMLSVYMTMFLFIFVVLNIICKMYGFSLFGYLRFIKDEILIVLGTSSSESVLPRMMDKMERYGCSKSVVGLVIPTGYSFNLDGTSIYLSMAVVFLAQVFGVDLSIGQQITIILVLMLTSKGAAGVTGSGFIVLASTLAALQVIPLEGLALLLGVDRFMSEGRAITNLIGNGIATIVVAKSEGEFDEAKSKTALQEMRNMKQAV from the coding sequence ATGAAGAGGCTTTTGAAGAACCTGACATTTCAGGTGATTGCAGCTGTCATTATCGGGATCATTGTCGGGATGGTTTGGCCAAACGTCGGAAAGGAAATGAAGCCACTTGGTGACACCTTTATCAATGCTGTTAAAATGGTCATCGCGCCGATTATTTTCTTAACCATTGTTCTTGGTATTGCCAAGATGGGGGATATGAAAAAGGTTGGAAAAGTTGGGGGAAAAGCATTTATTTATTTTGAAGTCGTTACGACGCTTGCGCTGGTCATCGGACTTTTTGTCGTAAATATGATGAAGCCGGGTGCAGGTTTGGACTATAGCAAGCTTGAAAAAGGGGACGTTTCACAATATACCCAAAACGGGGGACAGGGTATCGACTGGATGGAATTTGTCACACATATCGTGCCTTCTAACATGGTAGACGCCTTTGCGAAGGGGGATATTTTACAGGTCTTATTCTTCTCTATTTTATTCGGTGTTGCGCTTGCTGCACTTGGCGAAAAGGGGAAAGGAATCATTGAGTGGCTTGATAAGCTGTCACTCGTTTTCTTTAAAATCATTGGATATATTATGCGTGCTGCCCCGCTCGGTGCATTTGGGGCAATGGCTTATACGATCGGACACTTTGGTTTGGCATCGATTAAACCGCTTGCGAGTCTGATGCTCTCCGTTTATATGACCATGTTCCTGTTCATCTTCGTTGTGCTGAACATCATTTGTAAAATGTATGGATTCAGCCTGTTCGGTTATTTGCGGTTTATCAAGGATGAAATCCTAATTGTTCTAGGCACAAGCTCCTCAGAATCTGTGCTGCCAAGAATGATGGATAAAATGGAACGCTACGGGTGCTCAAAGTCTGTTGTCGGCCTTGTTATTCCGACTGGGTATTCCTTTAATTTAGATGGCACCTCGATCTATTTATCGATGGCTGTCGTTTTCTTGGCGCAAGTGTTTGGTGTAGATCTATCCATCGGTCAGCAGATCACGATTATACTTGTTCTGATGCTCACGTCAAAAGGGGCAGCTGGAGTAACAGGAAGCGGCTTTATCGTATTGGCATCCACACTTGCGGCACTTCAGGTCATTCCGTTAGAGGGGCTTGCCCTGCTGCTTGGTGTAGATCGATTCATGAGTGAAGGAAGAGCCATTACAAATCTCATTGGAAATGGAATCGCCACAATTGTTGTCGCGAAAAGTGAAGGTGAATTTGACGAAGCGAAGAGCAAAACAGCGCTTCAGGAAATGCGGAATATGAAGCAGGCTGTATAG
- the fbpB gene encoding Fur-regulated basic protein FbpB, whose translation MSKKRIKTYQQLIEENKKAIMRDPKMMESIYETIDNKHQKQLAAAGRES comes from the coding sequence ATGTCTAAGAAGAGAATCAAAACATATCAGCAATTGATTGAAGAAAACAAGAAGGCCATCATGCGCGATCCTAAAATGATGGAAAGTATATACGAAACCATCGACAACAAGCACCAAAAGCAGCTCGCAGCTGCTGGACGTGAATCATAA
- a CDS encoding ABC transporter ATP-binding protein, giving the protein MQSAVLKVEKVDKRIGGNMILQDISIEIGKGEIVGLLGPNGSGKTTLIRLIVGLMRKNNGRIMINGYSQDEDFQQAMSSVGAIIENPEFYSYLTGFENLELYAAMHDGVTEERIQEVVERVRLEHAIHQKVKTYSLGMKQRLGIAQAILHQPNLLILDEPTNGLDPAGMKEFREHLQMLVQEEGTSVLFATHLLHEVEELCDRMIIIQKGQIKASAKLQDTEGKEQILMNIQPVEKAASWLSTQAYTYERNGERVLLQLNKEQVPELNKQLVLAGFDVLEMTPQKPSIEETFMKWTEGGTADASTHQE; this is encoded by the coding sequence TTGCAGTCTGCTGTTTTAAAAGTAGAGAAAGTTGATAAACGAATTGGTGGGAACATGATTCTACAAGATATATCTATAGAAATAGGGAAAGGAGAAATAGTCGGATTATTAGGACCAAATGGATCTGGAAAAACGACCTTGATTCGCTTAATCGTTGGCTTGATGAGAAAAAACAATGGCCGAATCATGATCAATGGATATTCACAGGATGAGGATTTTCAACAAGCGATGTCATCTGTTGGTGCGATTATCGAAAATCCTGAATTTTATTCGTATTTAACGGGCTTTGAAAACCTTGAACTGTATGCGGCGATGCACGATGGAGTGACAGAGGAGCGTATACAGGAAGTGGTGGAAAGAGTTCGTCTGGAACACGCCATTCATCAGAAGGTGAAGACGTATTCATTGGGGATGAAACAAAGGCTTGGGATTGCACAAGCCATATTGCATCAGCCGAACCTGCTCATTTTAGACGAACCGACAAATGGACTTGATCCTGCAGGAATGAAGGAATTCAGGGAACATTTGCAAATGCTCGTACAAGAAGAAGGGACGTCCGTGTTATTCGCCACACACCTATTGCATGAGGTAGAAGAGCTATGTGACCGCATGATTATCATTCAAAAAGGACAAATCAAAGCCAGTGCCAAGCTCCAGGACACGGAGGGGAAAGAGCAAATACTAATGAATATTCAGCCAGTGGAAAAGGCCGCTTCATGGCTCTCCACGCAGGCGTATACATATGAACGAAATGGTGAGCGTGTATTACTTCAATTAAACAAAGAACAAGTGCCTGAGCTGAACAAACAGCTTGTGCTGGCTGGGTTTGATGTACTTGAAATGACACCTCAAAAGCCATCAATTGAAGAGACATTTATGAAATGGACGGAAGGCGGGACGGCAGATGCTTCAACTCATCAAGAATGA
- a CDS encoding DctP family TRAP transporter solute-binding subunit, with the protein MKNLLAYTLLLIIGFVTALYFGFYHMMPKSATTFDDEQTGLKNQLVFKFSHVVADNTPKGLAAKKFAELVHEKSDGKISIQIFSNGSLYSDIEEMNALKENQVQFIAPSTSKLGMLSPEWLALDLPFAFSNYDAVQEGLHGAIGQRLFGTLQKDGLKGMAYWTNGFKQITSNKGPIKLPGDLKNQSLRIMQSDMIEKQFNLLGAKPYQESFNSTFQLLETKKVDGEENTISNIYSKKFYHIQDYMTISNHGYLGYVVLTDQSFFDRQTPETKRILLEAMEETTAWNEKHAEQMNKDQLEDIKRESTIAIHKLTPAERKKWVKALDPLYDEAEKTIDSTLIKQIRELRARYDHSPIRAFQEEGENK; encoded by the coding sequence ATGAAGAATTTACTCGCCTATACACTACTGCTCATCATCGGTTTTGTAACCGCTTTATACTTTGGTTTTTATCATATGATGCCAAAATCAGCGACGACCTTTGATGATGAGCAGACCGGGCTGAAGAATCAGCTTGTATTCAAATTTAGCCATGTCGTGGCAGACAATACACCTAAGGGGCTTGCCGCAAAGAAATTTGCAGAGCTTGTGCACGAAAAATCCGATGGGAAGATCAGCATTCAAATTTTCTCCAACGGGAGCCTTTATTCTGATATAGAAGAAATGAATGCACTCAAAGAGAATCAAGTTCAATTTATCGCTCCGTCTACCTCGAAGCTCGGCATGCTGTCCCCTGAGTGGCTGGCACTTGACCTTCCCTTTGCTTTTTCAAATTATGATGCTGTGCAAGAAGGCTTACACGGTGCAATTGGACAACGATTGTTTGGCACCCTGCAAAAAGACGGACTAAAAGGCATGGCCTATTGGACAAATGGCTTTAAGCAAATTACCTCTAATAAAGGTCCTATTAAGCTGCCTGGTGATTTAAAAAACCAATCTCTCCGGATCATGCAAAGTGACATGATTGAAAAACAATTCAACCTTCTTGGCGCAAAGCCCTATCAGGAATCATTTAATTCAACGTTTCAGCTATTAGAAACAAAGAAAGTAGACGGTGAAGAAAATACAATTTCAAATATTTATTCAAAAAAATTCTATCACATACAAGACTATATGACGATCAGTAATCACGGGTATTTAGGCTATGTGGTCTTAACAGATCAATCCTTCTTTGACCGCCAGACACCTGAAACGAAACGAATTTTACTTGAAGCCATGGAAGAAACGACAGCGTGGAATGAAAAACATGCAGAACAGATGAACAAAGATCAGCTGGAGGACATTAAACGGGAATCTACGATTGCTATTCATAAATTGACGCCAGCAGAAAGAAAAAAATGGGTGAAAGCCCTTGATCCATTGTATGACGAAGCCGAAAAAACCATTGACTCCACCTTAATCAAACAGATTCGCGAGCTGCGTGCACGTTATGATCATTCTCCGATCCGTGCTTTTCAAGAAGAGGGTGAAAACAAATAA